One part of the Anaeromyxobacter sp. Fw109-5 genome encodes these proteins:
- a CDS encoding Rieske (2Fe-2S) protein: protein MSLTRRRFLVRTAAGAAGAVAGAALPGCAPDASPAPLVDVPAPVGGRLSLLVARYPELAKVGGAVRARAPGLDEPVLIARVTEDGFVAMSSVCTHQGCPVGFDGAQVVCPCHQSTFDLQGRVTNPPAVQGLTPYAAFYDPSLGELAVDLVAGDEGFPRWDAGVVTLPLAQYPQLGQPGGSVAGRPGGAPRPLALLVVALPDLEYAALDAICTHLGCTVGYDAGRALVICPCHDSRYTTDGVVQQGPATRKLQRYDVTADAQAVTVRIPA, encoded by the coding sequence ATGAGCCTCACGCGCCGTCGCTTCCTGGTGAGGACCGCCGCCGGCGCCGCCGGCGCCGTCGCGGGGGCGGCCCTGCCCGGCTGCGCACCCGACGCATCGCCGGCGCCGCTCGTGGACGTGCCGGCCCCGGTCGGCGGCCGCCTGAGCCTCCTCGTCGCTCGCTACCCGGAGCTGGCGAAGGTGGGCGGTGCGGTGCGAGCGCGTGCGCCGGGCCTCGACGAGCCGGTCCTCATCGCTCGCGTCACGGAGGACGGCTTCGTGGCGATGTCGAGCGTCTGCACGCACCAGGGCTGTCCGGTCGGATTCGACGGCGCGCAGGTGGTCTGTCCCTGTCACCAGTCCACGTTCGACCTGCAAGGGCGGGTCACGAACCCGCCCGCGGTCCAGGGCCTCACGCCTTACGCCGCGTTCTACGACCCGAGCCTCGGCGAGCTCGCGGTGGACCTCGTCGCCGGCGACGAAGGGTTCCCGCGCTGGGACGCCGGCGTGGTGACGTTGCCGCTCGCTCAGTACCCGCAGCTCGGGCAACCGGGAGGCTCGGTCGCCGGGCGGCCCGGGGGAGCGCCCCGGCCGCTCGCGCTCCTCGTGGTCGCGCTCCCCGACCTTGAGTACGCGGCGCTCGACGCGATCTGCACGCACCTCGGCTGCACCGTCGGCTACGACGCGGGGCGCGCGCTCGTCATCTGCCCGTGCCACGACTCGCGCTACACGACGGACGGCGTCGTGCAGCAAGGTCCCGCGACTCGGAAGCTCCAGCGATACGACGTCACCGCCGATGCCCAGGCGGTGACGGTGCGCATCCCGGCCTGA
- a CDS encoding YceI family protein, with product MIASIVAAALLLAAPEAVPRTFSVLPGSTLAYRLVHRFHEVNGVSRAVEGKARVLPDGTVQVMVRAPLDSFDSGNSNRDAHMLEATGAAQNPYVEFKGVGRLDAPDAHPSEARVALRGVLTLKTPRAVEVALTVRFDSAERAHAEASFPISLEEHHVERPSLMFVKVDDRVVIDAKLDLEADR from the coding sequence GTGATCGCGTCGATCGTCGCCGCCGCCCTCCTCCTCGCCGCACCCGAGGCCGTGCCGCGGACCTTCAGCGTCCTGCCCGGCAGCACCCTCGCCTACCGGCTCGTCCACAGGTTCCACGAGGTGAACGGCGTCTCCCGCGCCGTGGAGGGCAAGGCGCGGGTGCTGCCGGACGGGACCGTGCAGGTGATGGTCCGCGCGCCGCTCGACTCGTTCGACTCCGGCAACTCGAATCGCGACGCGCACATGCTGGAGGCCACGGGCGCGGCGCAGAACCCGTACGTCGAGTTCAAGGGCGTGGGTCGCCTCGACGCGCCGGACGCCCATCCCTCCGAAGCCCGGGTCGCCCTGCGCGGCGTGCTCACGCTGAAGACGCCGCGCGCCGTCGAGGTGGCGCTCACCGTGCGCTTCGACTCCGCGGAGCGCGCCCACGCCGAGGCCAGCTTTCCGATCAGCCTCGAGGAGCACCACGTGGAGCGGCCCTCGCTCATGTTCGTGAAGGTGGACGACCGCGTCGTCATCGACGCGAAGCTCGACCTGGAGGCGGACCGATGA